GCCAGACCCACCATGTTCTGGGCTCTGCTGAAGATGGAATAGTACTGTCGGATGAAGATGTCACCCAGAATCCACAGGTCGGAGCTACTAGACGAGAGACCGGTACGGCAGCCATAGTAGGTGGACTGTacgggtggcagagagagagagaacttgtcAAAACAATGTTACGATCACTTCATGGCTACGTAAGatcaaccacagacacacacacacacaaacacacacacaaacacacacacacctggcggACGTAGGTGGAGGCTGGGAGAGTGAAGGCCTGTCCGTGGATGTGGAAGACCATCGatggcatgttgttgatgttgttacaGTTCACCACAttctgaaaaagagagagagacaaatagagggaggagagagaggtatgagaggagagaaagacaatgaattAAACAGCATTTGCTTTGTGAGGTAGACTGTGTGAGTTATTTTCTGGTTCTTGTTGAGTTATGTCAGTAGTGGTGATGGGAACACATCATTAACACAACGTTATGCCTGGTTCTATGTGACACATCACCAAAACAATATCACATGACTTACGTCACCGTTGGCGGAGTAGGCTCCCACAGCACGGGCCATGCTGGAGATGTCGGCCTGAGGTCCCACAATATTAGAGGTGCCGGTGTCCACAATAGCCTGGCAGCCGCCGTTACAGGCCACAATCTGGCCGTTCACAGTCACACTGCAATggacacacagatatacacagatCAGGAAGAGATGGCTGCTTGAGATCGGTACTTAACCACTTCATCTTCCAGTTACATAGGATTATATAACCCATTAATAACCATTTATAACCCTATAAAATGTACTGTAACTGCAACAGTACCTGTCGACGGTGATCTGCCAGTACATCTCAGAGGACAGGGGGATCCATGCGATCTGGCCGTAGTAGTGGTTGGTGTCAACTCCTCCGAAGGTCACCATGCTACCTACCGCAGAGTTACTGGAGATGGACGAcaacagagagcaagagggagagggggggggggggggggtgaggggagagagaagggggagagagagagagagagagagagagagagagagagagagagagagaaagacagagagagaggggggagtgtgagggggagagaggggggagagagagagagagagagagagagacagagagagagagagagagagagagagagagagagagaagttgcgTCAGTCTGGCAAGCCATGATGGTTTGTGGGAGCCATgtagctctggtcaacagtagtgcactatatagggttccatttcagaaATAGCCCTGGTTGACCTCCACTCTGACCACTCACCGAGTCAGGTAGACAGAGAACATGTCCTGGTTGACGAGATGCTGGGTCATCATGTTGTCAAAGACTGGTGTGGCCTGAGAGGCAGCCAGGCGGGGGTAAGCCAGACCCAGGATACCATCAGCCTTCATATGAGCCATGAAGGGTGCCTCCGATTGACTCAGCCCAAAGATCTGGTTCTTCACAGGGATCCCACCCACCTACAGAGGAccaggaagaggatgaagaggaggagaagaagaggggagacGAAGAAGGAAGGATAATATTTGAGATAGTACTGAAAGCTACACAACGTTTCCAGTCCGCATGTTGTTGTGATGAATTCTGTTCCTTACCACAACGGTGTCAAAGCCCTCGAAGCCAGTCATACTGCCAGTACCGTATTGGATGGACAGGCTCTTCCCAGCATTCTTGAAGGTAGAGGACAAACCGGGGTTGAACCTGTTGTGGTTGGCTGGAAGGAGGGGAGACACGATTAGCCtgggagtgtttgtgtgtctgtgtgtttgtgcgtgtgtgtgtgtgtgtttgggcgtgtgtgtgtttgtgtttgcgtgtttgtgtgtgtttgtgtgtgttacaaACCGCAAGCTGCGCTGCTGCAGTAGACGGAGGGAATCCACAGGTTGGATGATCCAGTGTCAAAGATGACAGTGAAGGACTGAGGTGGAGTTCCAATGGAGATCACTCCAAAGTAAGCCAACTAGAGAAGATCAAATAATGAAATAATAATTTGTATTAATGAATACCTCCCCCTACAAAGTACGCCAACTAGAGAAGATCAAATAATGAAATAATAATTTGTATTAATGAATACCTCCCCCTACAAAGTACGCCAACTAGAGAAGATCAAATAATGAAATAATCATTTGTATTAATGAATACCTCCCCCTACCCTATGATTTTATAAGAATTAGCTGAATTACACCAGAATACCTATAGGTCATCAGTAATTCCAATTGTTGATTTCAAACTAAAGTTTCCCTGGTGGATCAATAATTAATTTAGGAAGAAGAGGCCAAAAGACTTGCTTCAGCCTTCTCTGCTGCCTTACATAGTGGAACGTGTTAAGTGCTATCCATTCTCATGCTTACATCAGCGTCGTTGGTCATCTGCTCGCTGGAGACATATAGGCTCTGGTCGTCAAACCTGGTGGGGTTGAAAGGGAACTTCCCTCTGTACTCATTCCACAGACCCTGCTCCTCCAGGCTCTCCCTGGCACTCTTCCCCTTGATCAGCGGCACCCTGTGGAGGAGGACAAAGTCTGGTTGGGCAAGCAGCTCAGTTCCAGCAGGTTTCTGGTCAAACCATTGTAATAAATGTTATGACAACATAGGCTAAACAACTGTCTGTGACTATTCAAATCATTCACTCATTTCGGGGTATTAAACCTTTCACTGCCTTCTGATCTGTTGCGTAATGTAAATATAGGAGAATAGCAGGAGAATAGCAGGAGAATAGCAGGAGTATAGCAGGAGTATAGCAGGAGAATAGCAGGAGAATAGCAGGAGTATAGCAGGAGAATAGCAGGAGAATAGCAGGGGTATATCAGGGGTATAACATGAGTATAGCAGGAGCACAGCAGGAGTATAACAGGAGAATAGCAGGAGTATAGCAGGAGAATAGCAGGAGAATAGCAGGAGAATAGCAGGGGTATATCAGGGGTATAACATGAGTATAGCAGGAGCACAGCAGGAGTATAACAGGAGAATAGCAGGAGTATAGCAGGGGTGTAGCAGGAGTATATCAGGGGTATAACAGGAGTATATCAGGGGTATAGCAGGGGTACAGCAGAGCATAACAGGTGTATAGCAGGAGTATAACAGGAGTATAGCAGGAGAATAGTAGGAGAATAGTAAGAGTATAGCAGGAGAATAGTAAGAGCATAGCACGATTACAGCAGGAGTATAGCAGGAGTATAGCAGGAGTACAGCAGGAGTACAGCAGAAGTATGACAATGGCATAGCAGGAGTATAACAGGAGTATAACAGGAGTAGAGCAGGGGTATTGCATGATTAACGTACTGGATGATGCATTCGGAGAGTGCCACCACGGCACAGAGAACGATAGCCCACTTCATGATGTGATGTCTGGTCTCCTCAGCAGTCACCTGTAGAACTCGTTCACCTGTGCAAAGAAGCAATTCCTCAATCAACCCATCAAAAGCAATGTATCGCAATTCTTTTGCTCAGCGCAAACAAGGCAAGGTAGAGAccttgagaggaaccagactcaCCTGTAGATGCCTGTGGATGAGTGATCtgagacatgtgtgtgtgttgtcttataTACAGACGGTCCACAGTTCTAACTCTGCGTTCCTTTATCGCTACGATAAGAGAGTATCCACATGCCATGATAAGTAATGGTGAAATAATGGACGACCTCGAGACAATGTCAATCTGACGATAACCTGTACAGTATGTTGGTTCCAACGGCTACATTAcagtaatgtgtgtatgtatactgttGAAAAGTGCCAGTTCTAATCATATAATGGCTAACCTGCCAGACTTCTCTCTAGGATATGAGATGACTTGTGTAGACTCAGTGATATAAAGTAAAGGTCCCCACTTCCAAATACCCTCCTATCAGCACACTTTTCCCTCACACGGTTTACTTTTGGATTAGGCAGCCTTATTAAGGCTACTGTATCTCTGTTAGGACACGATACCTATCAGCCAGGGATTATTTCATTAACTAACATGGCACATTCACGAGAACATTCACAATGTTAACAAATATCTTGGTGATTATTTAAAGATGAATGTCACTATATgtttcaaatataaaacataaggGACATTCAACACAAAACACAGTGTTACTTCTGGGCCAAGTGGCCATATGTCTTCATTGATCATCAAGAAAAATATATATGTCCtttgagatttaaaaaataatcctatttaaatattttattattcAATAGATACACAAGAAGTAAAATCTAAACAACCCCAACCCCCAGaatacgtacagttgaagtcagaagtttacatacaccttagccaaatacatttaaactcagtttttcacaattcccgacatttcatcctagtaaaaatgccctgttttaggtcagtcaggataaccactttattttaagaatgtgaaatgtcagaataatagtagagagcttttttatttcagcttttatttctttcatcacattcccagtgggtcagaagtttgcatactaattgagtgtatttgatagcattgcctttaaaacctTTTGTGACAAGGGGGcattattttcatttttggaaaaataacgttcccgtagtaaacaggatattttgtcaggacaagatgctagaatatgcatataattgacagcttaggatagaaaacactctaaagtttcaaaaaactgtaaaaatattgtctgtgagtataacagaactgatattgcaggcgaaagcctgagaaaaatccaatccggaagtgactcatcttttgaaagctctgtgttccaatgcgtccctattgagcagtgaatgggctatcaaccagattactttttctccatattcctcaaggtgtctacagcattgtgcagtagttttacgcatttatgttgaagaatacccgtaagcggctacattgcgcaagtggtcacctgatggctctcagagtgattctcgcgtaaaatacagaggtagccattattccaatcggtcctactgaaaatccaattgtcccggtggatatattatcgaatagatatttgaaaaacaccttggggattgattataaacaacgtttgccatgtttctgtcgatattatggatctaatttggaatattttttgtttttgtgactgcaatttccggtcgatttctcagccaaatgtgaagaataaacggagctatttcgcctacaaaaaattatatttttggaaaaaaggaacattggctatctaactgtgagtctcgtgagtgaaaacatccgaagctcatcaaaggtaaacaatttcatttgattgcttttctgatttccgtgaccaagttacctgctgctagctggacttaatgctatgctaggctatagataaacttacacaaatgcttgtctagctttggctgtaaagcatattttgaaaatctgagatgacagggtgattaacaaaaggctaagctgtgtctcaatatatttcacttgtgattttcatgaataggaatattttctaggaatatttatgtccgttgtgttatgctaattagtgtcagacgatgattacgctcccggacccaGGATGGGGAGTCAATAGaggttaaattgtttaacttgggtcaaacgtttcaggtagccttccacaagcttcccaccataagttgggtgaattttttcgcccattcctcctgacagagtaactgagtcaggtttgttggcctccgtGCTTGcaaaagctttttcagttcttcccacataTTTCCcataggattgagttcagggctttgtgaaggctactataataccttgactttgttgtcctttttgccacaactttggaagaatgcttggggtcattgtccatttggaagacccatttgcgaccaggcttcaacttcctgactgatgtcttgagatgttgcttcaacgtATCCACATAATGTTTTTTCCTCCGtgatgccatctactttgtgaagtgcaccagtccctcctgcagcaaagcacccccacaacatgatgctgccacccccgtgcttcacggttgggattgtgtcttcggcttgcaagcctcccccttttttcctccaaacataacaatggtcattatggccaaacagttctatttttgtttccagacgacatttctccaaaaagtacgatctttgtccccatgtagaGTTGccaactgtagtctggcttttttatggcggttttggagcagtggctccttccttgctgagctgcctttcaggttatgttgatataggactcgttttactgtggatatagatacttttgtacctgtttcctccagcatcttcataaggtcctttgctgttgttctgggattgacttgtACTTTTTACATTAAAgtacgttcctctctaggaggtagaacgtgtctccttcctgagcggtatgacgtctgcgtggtcctacggtgtttatacttgcgtattattgtttgtacagatgagcgtggtaccttcaggcgtttggaaattgctcccaaggatgaaccagacttgtggaggtctacaagttattttctgaggtcttggctgatttcttttgattttcccatgatgtcaaacaaagaggcactgagtttgaaggttggccttgaaatacatccacgggtacacctccaattgactcaaatgacgtcaattagcctatcagaaacttctaaagccatgacatccttttatggaatttcccaagctgtttaaaagaacagtcaacttagtgtatgtaaacttctgacccactggaattgtgatacagtgaattataagtgaaatagtctgtctgtaaataattttttgaaaaactacttgtgtcatgcacaaagtagatgtcctaaccgacttgccaaaactatagtttgtgttAAGTGTTATAAGTGTTACACTataagtcttaaacaaatctgctttgcaaactcttggcattctctcaaccagcttcatgaggtcacctggaatgcatttcaaataacacgTGTGCCTTGTAAagagttcatttgtggaatttctttccttcttaatgcgtttcagccaatcagttgtagtgtgacaaggtaggggtggtatccagaagatagccctatttggtaaaagaccaagtccatattattgcaagaacacctcaaataagcaaagagaattgacagtccattactttaagacatgaaggtcagtcaatctggaaaatgtcaagaacttttgaagtttcttcaagtgcaattgcaaaaccatcaagcgctatgatgaaactggctctcatgaggaccgtcacaggaatggaagacccagagttagctctgctgcagaggataagttcattagagttaactgctccTCAGGTtggagcccaaataaatgcttcaaagagttcaagtcacagacacttctcaacatcaactcttcagaggagactgtgtgaatcaggccttcatgttcgacttgctgcaaaaaaaaaacaatggacattagactatTGGAAATCATTCCGttggtctgattagtccaaacttgagatttttggttccaaccatcgTGTCTTTCTAAGACGCAGAGTAggcgaacggatgatctctgcgtgtgttgttcccaccctgaagcatggaggaggaggtgtgattctgtgggggtgctttgctggtgacactgtcagtcatTTACTTAGAATTCAGGGCACaattaaacagcatggctaccacagcattctccagcgatacgccatcccatctggtgtgGGACAATCATCTGTACTTAGTGGGACAACAATttgttttcaacagaacaatgatccaacacacctctaggctgtgtaagggctatttgaccaagaaggagagtgatggagtgctgcatcagatgacctggcccccacaatcacccgaactcaacccatttgagatgttttgggatgagttcaactgcagagtgaaggaaaagcagccaacaagtgctcagcatatgtgggaacacattcaatactgttggaaaagcattccaggtgaagcaggttgagagaatgccaagagggtgcaaagctgtcatcaaggcaaagggtggctactatttgttgaacacttctttggttactacatgttttcATATGTCTAATTTCAGAGTTTTTATtttttcacaattattctacaatgtagaaatagtacaaatacattaaaaaaaaaattgaatgagtaggtgtgtccagactgcTACAGTACGTATGCAGAATTTCTAATGCAGAAGCACTAGTAAATAGTTAAAAAATCTCATCATACATATGTAGAATTTCAAACGCAGAAGCACTAAAAAATAGGTAAACAACAGTGGGAAAACTTGTATCTTGAAGTATAGTACACACTTCATATCTTAGTGGAATCTTAAAGgttcatacactatatacacatagTAGTAGGCACTTGAATCTATgtcagtctctctcactctctcaatctctgtctgtctcagggcCCTCTGAAATATAGGTTTGCCCTGCACTTCGCTCCAGGGCCTTCATGTTGATCACTTCCACCTCCACTAGAAGCCTGGAAGCACTAGAAGCACTAGAAGCCTGGGGGGGCCTGCCTCGATGTCTAGTGTCTGCCTCGATGTCTAGGAAACTGGCTGGCTCCAGGACACCTGGAAGGCCTGGTGCCCACGCCCAGGCCAGAGCTCCTGTGGGTGGGCTTTGTTGCCTCAGAGAGTTAGGTGTCTctgggtgggtgtgggtgaggTTGGAGAAAGGCCGACTCAGAGGAGGAACTGAAAatttaagggagggagggattgattgaaggagggagggcaggagagaggggtaatgggTTTACAAgaatgaggagaggaagagagttaGATGATCAATGTCAAGAATAAAACCAGAAATATAAACGGTACAGCATATGTTCATTGCAGGAAATATGTTGGGAGCATTTAGTCAGGGCCAGATACTGTATGTCTAGAGCTTAGGTCTGGAGTGTAATGGTCAGGCAGGTCTTACGTGTGGGACAGAGAAGTGTTCCCGGGGGAGTAGCAGCTACTGTCTGATGTTGAGGGACTGTTGGACACTCCTGTGTCTGCTGCTATAGACCTCAGCAGGTCCTCCTCTGAAACACCACTGTTTTAGGTGTTGTCACACACACGTCAGACAGGGTTAGGACCTTGGATTGCAGGTTGTGACTGTGGCTGTAGCTGGGGTCTGGAGGCAGGTCAGACAGGGATGGACCCACACAtgcaggggaggaggggaggtagttCAGGGAGGGGGGGGTTGGGGTGAGGAGGGTGAGGCGTAGCTTCCTCAGGGCTTTCGTCGTCTAGAGGCAGACGAGAAGGACCCAGGGATGACGCCAAGGCATGGCTGCGGGAAGACGTTCTGggctgggggtgtagaacaggaGGTCTGACTGAGGGTCCCACACCCCTGCATGCTGCACGTACTACGATccagggcacacacacactaataggTATTGTCGTGTTACCTATTTGAAACAGTACTACCTAAAGCCTCAATCTTCTGCCTTCCTTGTGTTCCAGTAGGAtttattttcacttgtctgaccgctgcatgatgacaagtttctcacacgactggtctatctgggtgatgttttttctcacctgaatgatctgaatctaggattatagggactctccgcaactatattcaatgtgcggaacaaaattgaggctatgattaagaagttggagctcttctctgtctgcattaacaaggacaacacacaggtctttccatcattgtatgatggacaatgtcaaatgtgatatagcgaagcacctgagtgagttgggtgcgcaattacacaggtactttcccgaaacggatgacacaaaccaCTGGATTTGTTAtgcctttcatgccctgcctccagtccacttaccgatatctgaacaaggaAGCCTCATCggaattgcaacaagcggttctgtgaaattCTGATTTAATTTAaccagaagccactgccagattactggattgggctgcgctcagagtttcctgccttggcaaatcgcgcttttaagacactgatgccctttgcaaccacgtacctatgtgagagtggattctcggccctcactagcatgaaaaataaatacaatagagttatgtgcatcctttcaagcacacgcttttcattaacctgtggtgagttattcacaattgtatatgtaaaatggttaaataaagagcaaaattattgattattgtgttattatttgtgccctggtcctataggagctctttgtcacttcccacgagccgggttgtggcaaaacactcacactcattcttatgtttaataaatgtattgtatagtgtgtgtgtggcaggcttaaaatgatggcaaaaaacaacattgatTCCGGTGGGGTGTCCCCACCGaggcagtggcagtgctggcaacactagctgcagtaactgatggggagggggtcacactcGGTATATTATTGTGACCCTGGTGGCACAACATCAAAAGTCTGAATGCATggagatgcttgggaatatggtcaaTACGGGGACCGTATtttgggtgtttcagggaaaagGTGTACATTTGACCTCCATCATCTAGGACGTGACAATGGTTCATAAAATCTACCCATTTCTGCCCATTTTTTTGCGTGGTCTTGCAGGCCTTCTGATGCAGCTGCAACAGTAAGTGCATTTGTAAATCaagacctttcttgagttgggctctaGGATGGTGCAACTGTTGAAAATGTGAGTTTATGGTTGTGTGGGGGGGAAGgcttgagtgtgtgtgggtgtatgtgtgtatcccacaaccGTTGCAAAGGAGTAAAAGGTGTTAGGGACAATAGAGGATGATCCACAGCTAAATATAATACAAATCgaggtgagggcgatggaaatgcatttggcaGTTGATCTACTTCAATTGGGTaaatggcactgtgtgctcttttcgaaGGATGGATCCCAGTCTGTTCAGGGCTATGGAATGTGGGGGGTCGGAGGTGGCATGGGGATGACGGCCCAGctcgggatgaggagggcttttagcgggtggaatggtggggaccaattggaggattacttagtagcaatgcaaatatcatggcacagctacagtatatagacac
This window of the Oncorhynchus clarkii lewisi isolate Uvic-CL-2024 chromosome 16, UVic_Ocla_1.0, whole genome shotgun sequence genome carries:
- the LOC139367439 gene encoding pepsin A-like gives rise to the protein MKWAIVLCAVVALSECIIQVPLIKGKSARESLEEQGLWNEYRGKFPFNPTRFDDQSLYVSSEQMTNDADLAYFGVISIGTPPQSFTVIFDTGSSNLWIPSVYCSSAACANHNRFNPGLSSTFKNAGKSLSIQYGTGSMTGFEGFDTVVVGGIPVKNQIFGLSQSEAPFMAHMKADGILGLAYPRLAASQATPVFDNMMTQHLVNQDMFSVYLTRNSAVGSMVTFGGVDTNHYYGQIAWIPLSSEMYWQITVDSVTVNGQIVACNGGCQAIVDTGTSNIVGPQADISSMARAVGAYSANGDNVVNCNNINNMPSMVFHIHGQAFTLPASTYVRQSTYYGCRTGLSSSSSDLWILGDIFIRQYYSIFSRAQNMVGLALAR